A window of Osmerus mordax isolate fOsmMor3 chromosome 11, fOsmMor3.pri, whole genome shotgun sequence genomic DNA:
ACGTCAGAGTCATCATTTTCATGGCCAACAGCATATTACAATATAAATAGGCCAACATGTAAAGCTTATGAAATTGTtatttgttttcatgtttttGTGAAATACTAGTGAATACCTGTTTATCTCCTATTCTTTGGCCAACGGTACAGTATGTATTAAAAGCAACTTGCTACAAATTTGTGAGAAATATTAAAGCATCAGTTCAAATGATTTAAACAACTTAACTTTTAATGTTAGCAAGATACCCGGGTATCTTGCTAACATTAAAAGTTAAGTGATATGGTTATGGAGCAGGCCTAATTCATGGTAATTTGATTCCTCATTTCTTTTCCCTGCCATAAAGCGAGTCCTGACAGAAATACCAAGGGATTTCCCTTCGAGAAAGCACACCCCTACACTGCCAAATCAACCTATTTGGACTATCAAACTAGAAATCTACCTTTAGGCACAGTAGCATAAAGCGATATTCTCTCAACTCCAGAGAGGGCATCGTAGTGCATATCAAGTGGTACAacttaagaaagaaaaaacaattcTGGTGACAAAGCATTTTCCAACAGAATCAAACCCCAATCTGACTTTAATGTAACTAAGGCTACCGATAATGTTTCAGACGCCTAGCAGTAGGCTAATGAGACAGGCAGCCTGCAGCCAGTAGTTTATTAGTGGCTAAATTCGAACACTGGGCAACTATGACAGCCTACTGCAACCGCACGTCAACCAATTCACACAATTTAGGTACAATTAAAAACTATATGCTGAACAATACAACATTTTAAGCTGGTCATTTAACGTTTAACAATAGGCTAACTGAAAACACTACAGCCCCAATACCCAGTCTCAACATATTGACTCACTGCAATACGACAAATAATTTTCTAGAGACTTCTGCTGCCTCCTACGTTTGTTTGGTGTAAAGAGCTGCAAATTGAGAAACCAGTCTAAGATGAAGGCATATTTCACACATTTTCTATTTGATTGCACAATTTTTTTTCAGTAGGTCAACAAGACATCATAGAGGTCAACAAGACATCTACCACAAATGTTCGTAGCTGCCTACACAATTTAATTCAATGAATTGCAGATGGGTAACTTCACGCTGACAAGCTACTTTTTAATGACAATTCAGACAAATATCAACAGTGTACAAATATAAATAGCCATGTCTGTAAAATACTTTAACATGGTTTAATGTTGGTGTATCCTAAACATTGCATTGTAGTGTAGTAATTTAAAGGCATGAGAAAGGCACCGCCCAAGGAGCTGAATAGACTCATTCTTCAGTGCATATCAGCCTCTAATTAAAACACCAATCTATCATATTCAAAAACCCGCCATGGGAATGAGCAGAGTTTGAGTTGAAACCCGTACAGTTTTGATTTATTTGGATGATTGTGCATTGCAGTGATAGGCCTATCGCTGAATGAGCGCGTAACTGCAGAATTGACAATAGACCACTATCAAAATGTTTCACTGCTGTAGACATCCGAGTAACCCagagtaaatgtaatgtacaaacgGATACATTCAGCTATCATACATCATTAAAATACTTGGGAAAATGCTTAATGTCAAATATTCTCATTCCTAGGCAATGCTTTGGGTGGAGAGACTTACCGATTTCATGGCTGCTGCCATATCATCATATCTCTCCGCCTGTTCAGCCAGCCTGGCTTTCTGCACCAGCTGCTCGCGATCAACCATTTTATTATAAGGTTGGTTTTTACGTTATTTTATGTCTTAGAGAATAATATGCTGATATTTTACTCGCAATGGAGTGAATATATCGCGCGAACCTAAAACTGCAGCTGTTCCCTGCTGTCTGCGCTCGTGCAGACGGGACACCCTCCTGACACTTTCTCGTGGCTTCGTCATCTCTCAGAAAGGTGGGTGTCTCGCTAATGATGTAACAACTCTTACATGGGAATACAGAGGCCCTTCACATGATTTTGGCAGAACAGATGAGAAATTAATTGATAATTAGTATCATGTGGAATGCCTGTGACATTAAAATAGCGTGTAAAtcaatgtaatgtttttttattttattcgtgAGAGCTGAACTTGCAtgggaagacagacagaaccctaaccaaaccctaaccccttGTATATTGTTATAGAGTAATAATGTtgcataatgtatttaaactaagTGAAATACTAGTTTAGCTTTATATCACAATCATATATTCAATTGTGTTATGCACATTTCACATATCACTAAATTCCTCTTAGATGTTATGTGGTGCAACTTGGATAGCACCACACAGTGTCCCTGGCCTGAACCAACCCCTGAACAGCCTTTTGCTCACCTATCTGTCCCTTGGTTTTGCTACATAGCCTACCTTTTTATAGGTGGCACATGTAAAGTATGTCCTCTGCTGGCAAGTTGTGCTCTGTTAAATTTTCTCTGAAAAAATTAAACCAAACCACTACTTTTGGTTTGACTGTTACTACCACAGTAACCACCACATCATGCCTGTGGTTAATCATCTCCCTTCCACCTGGATACACCtcttataactgtattccatCTAATAGACTAGCTATCCTACATGTCATAATATCCTATCTTAGGTTCTATTAAATCTGGTTCCCATGGAGATGAGGAAAGTAGATTTAACTCCCTGCTGTagagaggcagttagaaccgaaactgtactgtactgtagctagtggtacatgccagtggagcgagtggtacgtgacagtagctagtggtacgtgccagtgcctccactggcacgtgacagtggctagtaagtgccagtgcctccactggtacgtgacagtagctagtggtacatgccagtgcctctactggcacctagtggtacgtgccagtggagctagtggtacgtgacagtagctagtggtacatgccagtgcctccgctggtacacAGTAgctggtacgtgacagcgcctccactggtacatgacagttactgttctgttgatagtggtatgcaagtgtctcgtggcagttgcattgggtgtcttgcagcttttgtttactgtcatgtagcctaactgccccgcggccattttagaatagaattgtttaagtatgtggcggcctgcggaaacccgtggatgtcacggccgctcattgttggttataagccataaaagatcgaaaatcgttttctgtcaaaattgagatttttgatgttttgtatcgttaacaccctaaacttcattgtaatgttcaaaaagtatatgattacttatgaaaaactattaatttcaacggtttttggacatgtcagctagcaaaattttcaagccatgtcaaatcaaatgtttagtttgtctgctcttttgagtgctgcagcagcccataacaactgatcaattaaataacttgctgagaagttattaatgtagcctatatttaaactgacatttacattcacaacgttattacgaacaaaaggattttctcccatatcactttttgacacaggtcgactttaaaatgatgtaacttcagttgtgataaagatatctgagtgatttaaacagatgtgtatccaggagagtttgtagtttccaatatgtataatacccagaaagtacatttgcaatcatagggtgtcattaattgacaaggttcttcatatgaaaataatgaactattattaacaactatatttactcagagtatcgaaatgcaaatgtaggctacctatattgacttcagttattacaattaatgatatacgccactaggaggcgctgataacaacacaacgatgtgcattagagagagagtctacaacggtggctcatgtgcacgcttaaattcagttactctgagtaaaataatttgttactaattcattacgtgtgtacaagtctgctttacattacagtcacaccattacactatatgcaatatgtttaaatcgactactttgtatggtgagcttgtagtgagacatcaaaagtatggtttggagtctgttagcacaaacattttaacttttttttaaataaaagtttatagcctgttctcctattctaaaatggccgcggggcagttacacgacagtaaacaaaagctgcaagacacccaatgcaactgccacgacacacttgcataccactatcaacagaacagtaactgtcatgtaccagtggaggcgctgtcacgtaccactagccactgtcacgtgccagtggaggcactggcatgtaccactagctactgtcacgtaccactcgctccactgtcacgtaccactcgctacagtatagtacagtttcggttctaaccgtTACTGCTGCTGTATGTCTCACTCTAATCTTAGTTGGTCCATCTGTGCAGATCTACAGACCTAGAGCGCACTCTGCTGTTAAAGAACAGTAAAGGCAAGGGTTCGCTCTAGCACAGACACATAATTAGGCAAAATGGATTAAGCATGAATAGCAAATGCATGCCATATCCTCATTTCTGTCTACCAACCCTTAAGAATATACATAAAGAGACACTCACTCATCATGCCCCGACTCACTTACTCATTCACTCTTTCTCATCCATCTTGACCTCTCTCTATAtgtctttctccccttctctttccctcctcatctctctttcccactcttcctcttttacacacactccTTTGTACACGGTAGGAGATTATCGCTAGGTAACCGAGGGTCAGGAGGGGAATCTCATAAAAAGTGGGTCAAATTGTGAGAAAGAGGAATATTGAATCAGTGATGCAACATTCAAGTAACATGAAAACTTTATCTTGAGACAGCATGTGTGGTATGTCATCCCTGTTATCAAGTCTTGCACACAGTAtagacatttattttttactagGCTCAAAAGCTATACTATTATCCTACATTCACATCATGTTCAGACTAATTATTCTCTATTACTTGTGTTGGGAAAGAGTCCTGATGATAATTTCCCCTTTAATAACAAAACAACCAGTAATTAATAGTCCAAGGTTGTTGCTTTCACAATAGAGTAGACATGTCCAGCAGGTAGGGTTAGGGCTTGATAGTTATCTACTTTCCTCAAAGAGGATTAGATTCTGTGCTTGCAGCTTACCTGTTTTACCTCACATAAGGACGAGAGAAAGGCAAGCCTGTCTGCAGTTGCCATCTGGCAGAGCGTATAGGGCTCACTCAAACTGCTGTAAATGGAGGACACGTTGGAACTGGACGTGCTTCTGTATCCAGATGGACTGAGGTTCTCTACGCCTGACGATATCGAGGAGTGGGATCTTGAGACCGCGAGTCAGCTGTCTGTGCCCACTACCCAACTCTTTGTGGCTCTTTTCCCATACAACCCTGCTGCCATGTCTCCAAACCATGAAACTGCGGGAGAGGAACTGCCCTTCGTGCCTGGACAAATAATCAAGGTAAAGCCCTGTGGAGTACTGTGTTTTTGTTGCTGCAAGCAACTTATAAAGGTACTATGGACCTTTCTCTGACCGAGAGGCACCTAACTCCATAACAGATTGAGGAAAAAATTATGTACATGTTCAAATGGCAGAAAATAACAGCCAGGAATAGATCAAAGAAGACAGATAATACTGTTTCCTGTTGTTTTAGATTCAATGTCAGGCCTGCTTGATGTGAAAGAGTTATGTGGGTTTTCTCATTTCCTGCCCTCATTTGCACTTGTTTGATGCTAAACAAATAACTTTTCATGCTTGTACTTCTTAATTGGGACAAAATGTTCAGCATCACTAGaaacagagtgcgaattatacaatgacaatcgggggggtcaacttatTCTACAGggtgtaaagtaatatttatgattacaggtaagaacgatatataaatgtatcgacccccccgacctgttgttttgacCTCTTTGGGGgatccaagtcttaattagggggtcaaacccccccgtaattcgaaccctgACTACAAAATATAGTCTCTGCCAATATTAACAGGTTAAGAAATAGATGAcagctgtttatgtgtgtttgataGGTGTTTGGAGATAAAGATATGGATGGGTTCTATCATGGGGAGTCTGGCGGCCTCTCTGGTTATGTGCCTGGTAACATGGTGGCTAAGATCCCAGTGGAAGATGACTACATCAAGTACCTGCTCATGCAGCAGGGTTTCCTGCCTGTGGACCATACAGGTATCTCCCTTTCTCACGCCCAGGCATGGGGATACATTGTCATTTGTACCACTTAGACATTATGGATTTCATCATGTCAATTCTATAATGAGTCATTATACAGTAGTTCACCATCAGTCATTTAGGGCCTGCTAGCAAGGGACCATCCATCCTCCAAAGTCTGTCGTCAAATAAAGAATTGACAGCTTGTTTTTGTCCTGAACGGCAGGGATATCTTTCCCGTCAGATGTCAACACGGTTCCCAGTATCCCAGACAACGTGACTGTCCACAGAATGGTGGCCCTCTTTGAGTATGACCCCTGGGAAAGCTCCCCCAACATGGACAGTGAAGTAATGTCCACAACACAAACTATCGTCCCCTAGATGAAGATGGCTTATTTTGTTCAGCTGACTTACTTCATCACACTTGTAATACAACAACCTGTCATTATCATTTCCTAAATCTTTTTTTCCCCATAGAATGAGCTACCCTTCCGTGCTGGCGACATCATTTATGTGATCGGTGACATGGATCAAGATGGATTCTTCTATGTGGGTGGCTACATAGTTTACACAAAAGGAATAATCAATGAATGTGAGGCTTCTCCCTGGCTAATGACTATTCCATCACAACTCAGGGTGACCTTCATGGCCGGCGAGGTCTGGTGCCATCAAACTATCTGCAGCCGTTACCTTGGGAATAGGAAGAGACACACGGTAGTCAACCGATTGTGTCACGGATTTTGCTGACGGGGTTTCAAACATGAATCAAGAGGGCCAGACAGATGACGGAAGTCGATTTACTTTTGTGATTTCAATTACATTCTAAAATCAATGATGCGACCAATTCAGTCTGTGTGGTACTGTGTTCTTCCCAGGTTTTCGTTTTTTGGAACTTAGCCAATGTTGCTATGCATCCACCAGACAGTTATTAGTCTTTCACAGGCAAAGAGAGaccataaaaaaaatattaaggaTTTCATATAGTAAATAACTATCATTATCTATTGATTCATTTGAATAGATAATTATCATATCCTGAATGTACTTGGCATCAGCTAGGATATTGTAGCCTTAAGGGACTATGTCTCTGATTACTTGCTAAGCTGAACCTGAATGTTGTACAATAGTTAAAACATTTGCCTTATGGTGCCATTTACATATTTTGTTTGACTTATTTTaagttgtttctttttttgagtAAGCACTAAGCATGGGTGTCTGTAAGcattgttttttgtatttttggaaAAGAGATCAGGTCGAAACTATTGTATACATAAAGAAGGAATACTGTGGAGTTATTTTTGTACAGTACAAGCACAATAAACTGTTCAGACTTTTGTCAAAATTATACAGTTGTTCTTTTATGGATTACAGTGACTGTCTATTATGATAGAAATTCAACATTAACTGTAAAATGATGCGGAAACATATGCATGTGAGAAATGGTGGGAATAATTTCAGATGAAGAAACTTGTATTTTCAGTCAGAGTTCATTCATACAATGATGATTATAGATTAAAATTTGAAACGATCAACAATAGCGAGCACAAAAACTTTCAGCACACAATTGGCAGCATATCACATCTATTTCAAAGTAGTTGAGACGTGTGAATATAGACTTCCTTGCATTGTCCTCCGTAGCCCACAGTACACTCATCCATAAAGTAGGAAACACTACACTGTGCAGAGGAGTTTAGTAGTGCTTTCTACTTTATGGGTGACTGCACTGTATATCAGGTGTTCTTGGTTGTTGTAGCGGGTCCTTGTTGACTTCTGAActcttttcaatgaaaaagtaACAACTAGGCTTGATAAAACAGTAGTAGAAAACAGTCTGACCTCTCATATTTCACATATCCTCATTCTGTCCTACAAAATTAATGATCTCTCACTGCACACCTTTACTATGTTCTAACTGTAACAATTTACACAAACAATGAATCAGTTATGACATTTTCACAGTATCTTACCagcttcctcttcttcatcccagcAGAAACAGAACTGTGAAATGAATGTGATCTACTTTTTAACCCTGTCTCCACCACGTGGTCCAAACCACAGGAAGAGGTTCAACGTCAACCTAAAGAGTGCagattcactctctctctctctctctctctctctctctctctctctctctctctctctctctctctctctctctctctctctctctctctctctctctctctctctctctctctctctctctctctctgactcgctatcgctctcactctcactctctctgactcgctaccgctgtctctctctctcttgttcactAGGCCCAGAGGTCCCAGACAGTCCTTTACATGTCCTCTCTCCATTTAAGGACATTCAGACAGAATATGACACATTTACGTAATCAGTGTTACTAGAAACTACTACATACTACTAAGCAATACATGTGCAGCAAGGTCAGTGTTCACATTCCCTCATCCATGCAGAATCCCATTCTGTATTTCAAATTCTATTACCAACTGCTAAACCATAAAACCATGCATAGCTGTTCCAATACAGCTACAATGTTGTTTCCACAGCTACTGCTAATAATTGATAGTTGTTTGATGAGACAGGTTCTCAGAATGATCTGTCTCCATTAAGGATATTTCTTCTCAGTGCTATGTATTAGTGATGAACAGACAGTAGTCTTGAAACTTTGTCATGAACAACGTGAACACCTGTGAATCACTTATTTCGTGAAACCTTTACTGTGACTCCTCATGCAGTCCCCTAGCAGAGGAAGTCCTTCTGCACAAGGCTCTTGCCTAACCCTAAGtaaaacatgaaatgtgtaATGTGCTGgccacaaaagaaactgagatATGTCCTCTGTTGTCAAGACAACCCAAACCTCAGAGTCACACCAAGTGAGCCATGAGGAAGTGGGGGAAGGGTGGTTTGTGCAAAATGGAAAGATGATGTTTTTCAGTGTGAAAACTGATAGCTTCAGTCAGTGTACATTAGGAGATAATCCTGATATTTTGCAGTTGACTGTATAATTTCCAAATGGATATAACATAATTAAATCATGATGGAGAGTAATGCTTAGTTTCCCATGCCAAACAGTGTAGACAGCTTTGCTATATTATATAATAGTGATTGGCCTGTACAGGATTTGTCTGTGGCCTGTTCTGGGGATCTTCCTAATCATACAGATAAATACCATAATAATCTCCATGGTTTTAATATTGCATAACTGATATAAAGCGTTACACTGTTCAAAGCTCTCTGCATCTCACATCTCTACAGCAACATGACTGTGCAGCCAGAACAGTATCCCTATCTTCTCACCACGGCAGTGCTAAAGGCACTTAAAAGGCTTGGAGCTGGCATCTATTCCTGTGTTTAATGGGATTGTAGCCACATACGTAGGGATGTATAGATAGCCTATATAATACCTCAAATTAAATCAGCAGTCATTATCCACACATCGCTGACTAGAGATGATTGCTTTATTCATCATTCAGTCAGTGACAACAAGGGTGGTTCTACCATTGCTTACCACtgtattaaaaaaaactgtattagAACAAGAacaacataaaaaatatatattaaaagaCGAAGGTCTTACAATTGAAAaatgtgtatttacatttacatttacatttacatttagttatttagcagacgctcttatccagagcgacttatagtaagtacagggacattccccccttcgaactggaaaccttcatattactagcccgactccctcaccgctcagccacctgactcccttgattTAAGAGTAAAGTTTTACAGATTCACTTGATGATTCTTATATAATAATTGTTTTGCAACTGTAATCACTTTTTTTCAGAATTGTTTgcacagtaaaacatatttgcACCCTATTGAGCACTGATCATATCAAGCAAATTGATAGTGTCATGAGAAAATATACAACACTGGGCTATTGCAACTGGTTAAGAGGGCTTAAAAATCGTAAGTCCAACTAAACTAGTATTCATCACTGCCCCCCGGTGGATGAATTAGGAATTAAATCACAAACATGAGGAGTGTAGATTCACAATACAATTGACCAGTCGTAGTAAACTAACATTCATAGATTTACAACTTTTCATACAATACAATGGAACTATTCCTTAAACATGGATACAGGTCTGGTCAGATACAGGTTTTATTCCAAGGTTCAGACTCCAGTATTATTACCCCCTGAGAAAAATGTAGCCATGCAAATTGGACGGGTAATACATTCTCGCAGACATAACTGTTTGAAATAATAATTACATAATAAAACAACTTTTATATTGTCAGACCTATAATTTGctatacataaatacacaaacaaaatgACTTAGAGAACAAAGTGAATTAGAGAACAAAGTAACTTAGAGGATGCCTTAAGTTGCCTTTCAGAAGTCTGGCAGGGAAACTTCAATTGCTGACAGCAAAGAGCAGACGAGTAGTAAAGTGCTGAGCAGGACAATATGGCCGCCAGAGTAATACACCCTGCGACCATTTAGAGGCTGTACAGGTCGATACGTCCCAACCATTGGCAGTGCATCAGCAAACCGAAGCTTTGAAAAAGCAGCAAGCTGGGGAACAGACaaccaattaaaaaaaacatacaatacaATGGTTTAATATCACATTGAGAACGACTTTACAAGGTGGCTCTTTAAGGTATTGGTATGCATGGATTTTATAGTGTTTATTGTAAAGTAGCATTGAACACTACCTGTTGCTTGCTGAGTGGAATGGTGTTTTCAAACACAGTCCACACAACAGACTCTGCACAGTTGGGTGTGGTAAGGGAGCCATTGTAGTAGTAGTAGCTTGTCATGTTGCTCCTGGAGGGGATTAGCATGTCCAGGGCCATGCCATTCAGGCTAGTGTTGGTGTCTACAGAGGTCAACACAATAAAAACGTACGTTTTCATAAAGCTAGCAATTCATAAAACACCATTGCTCAAACCTTACAGTGTGGTGGTTGGGACCAATGCCTGTGTTTTATTATAGGCTATAACTCATATGTGCATTGTACTTTAGTCTTTATAATCGGCCTGTGATTTAGACGCCTCTCTTATCTATTTGGAGGCCATGGAATGAATGGCGATAAATGAACAATCCCTTTTTACAGGCTGATTGACTTACTGGGTTGTTTGATAGAATTCAGAGCCTTTATGATGGAGTCATATTTCCGGTTCGACACTGTCGACTCCTGAAATGGGAAAGGGCATCCTCGGATAAATATCAAACCAACATCAGATTACTGTTTTCCTTGCTGGAGAAATAACCGTCATTCAGGCATTGTTTAATCAATTGGATCTTAAAATACCTCATAAAAGAATCCAAGAACTGCAACGCCTGTTGGATCTTTTAAGGCTTCAGCCAAAGAGTTGTGAGTCTCTTTTATGTGAACAATATGCAGCTGAGAATGACATTACAGATAATTAGATAACAGCCCAAACAAAAGTAATCAAAATCATATTGAGAGACAGAAGCAGAATCTATGAAACCATACAGTACCTCCATTGGGTATCTCTCTCCATCAATTGTGTGTTCTGATCCAggacctccatcctcaccccagTGTAGGTGGAGCTGTACTGCCTTGTATGCTGCCTTTAGATGAGCACCCAAAACTGTGGCTGTGGTCATCAAGTCCACTTGAACTAGAGATTAAgttaaaagagaaagaaaacttAAGGTCTACAAATATTGCATCCAGTTAGGAAAGTATGTATGTTTCCAAAAGAAGTAAATAAACTAATGATATGCATTGTCTGTAGGACTTACCTGTGTGACCATT
This region includes:
- the si:ch211-105f12.2 gene encoding RIMS-binding protein 2-like: MEDTLELDVLLYPDGLRFSTPDDIEEWDLETASQLSVPTTQLFVALFPYNPAAMSPNHETAGEELPFVPGQIIKVFGDKDMDGFYHGESGGLSGYVPGNMVAKIPVEDDYIKYLLMQQGFLPVDHTGISFPSDVNTVPSIPDNVTVHRMVALFEYDPWESSPNMDSENELPFRAGDIIYVIGDMDQDGFFYGDLHGRRGLVPSNYLQPLPWE
- the ca4b gene encoding carbonic anhydrase 4b codes for the protein MDKFRPNLPASCVHILLISTLVGVISGADWCYYSQVSCYNNCTGPNGWFKVAEMCGSRSQSPINIVTKKAELVQQRTGFKFTGYQDTFNSLITNNGHTVQVDLMTTATVLGAHLKAAYKAVQLHLHWGEDGGPGSEHTIDGERYPMELHIVHIKETHNSLAEALKDPTGVAVLGFFYEESTVSNRKYDSIIKALNSIKQPNTNTSLNGMALDMLIPSRSNMTSYYYYNGSLTTPNCAESVVWTVFENTIPLSKQQLAAFSKLRFADALPMVGTYRPVQPLNGRRVYYSGGHIVLLSTLLLVCSLLSAIEVSLPDF